A genomic stretch from Sebastes fasciatus isolate fSebFas1 chromosome 23, fSebFas1.pri, whole genome shotgun sequence includes:
- the LOC141761698 gene encoding uncharacterized protein LOC141761698, which translates to MGDVDPEDTKSLDSNDGAVLGGEENHSSNSDMVHLEREEAEMLEEAEKEEAKRAEEEEEDDEEMQTSVLSVLGGERELVELREEERHLHALETEEASAEEKKHAEFRQVVPPMALPPLPIVRLDPPSATSTPVPSTTTTEAEELYSTQGLHPPSILTRMAEEPSSERLEQLKFSQIPLSDVEEHSAKASQAAPEKPEPPPPPPSAPKTPLSSTELLCGGAALVAVVGVVAYGAVAYCRK; encoded by the coding sequence ATGGGAGACGTGGACCCCGAGGACACCAAGAGCCTGGACAGCAACGACGGGGCGGTTCTGGGCGGCGAGGAGAATCACTCTTCCAACTCCGACATGGTCCACCTGGAGCGAGAGGAGGCCGAGATGCTCGAGGAGGCAGAGAAGGAGGAGGCGAAGAgagcggaggaagaggaggaagacgacgAGGAGATGCAGACGAGCGTGTTGAGTGTTTTAGGTGGGGAGAGGGAGCTGGTGGAGCTCAGGGAGGAGGAGCGGCACCTCCACGCCCTAGAAACTGAGGAGGCGTCAGCGGAGGAGAAGAAGCATGCAGAGTTCAGGCAGGTGGTTCCCCCGATGGCGCTGCCTCCTTTGCCCATCGTCAGACTCGATCCCCCCTCCGCTACGTCCACCCCGGTCCCTTCAACCACAACTACTGAAGCTGAGGAGCTTTACTCCACTCAGGGCCTCCACCCTCCTTCAATCCTCACACGGATGGCAGAAGAGCCTTCATCAGAGAGGCTCGAGCAACTTAAATTCTCACAGATTCCCCTCTCGGACGTGGAGGAACATTCAGCCAAAGCCTCTCAAGCAGCACCAGAAAAGCCGgagccaccgccgccgccgccctcTGCACCCAAGACTCCTCTGAGCTCCACCGAGCTGCTGTGCGGAGGCGCCGCTTTAGTCGCCGTTGTGGGAGTTGTGGCTTATGGTGCTGTGGCCTACTGCAGAAAATAG
- the mcat gene encoding malonyl-CoA-acyl carrier protein transacylase, mitochondrial, producing the protein MLASVVARRKARCLVSLSRRWSSNHTGGSSDGAAETSAPLPASDSEPPSAAEVERRARKDPSDCSVLLFPGQGSQFVGMSRGLLKYPNVKEMFTVAQKILGYDLLALCLEGPEEELRKTVHCQPAVFVTSLAAVERLNHHNPQAIETCVAAAGFSVGEFAALVFSGAMNYAEALYAVKVRAEAMQKASELVPSGMLSVIGKPQAQYKYACLQAKEHCTSLGMEEPVCSVANYLFPDGRVIAGHQKALDFLQQNSRRLQFMRTNPLPVSGAFHTELMESATEPFREVLRQIEVRRPEINVYSNVDGKRYMNESHVRRQLVKQLVSPVKWEQTLHEIYERTQGRKFPHTYEVGPGKQLGATLRKCNRKAFKTYANVEVTTHED; encoded by the exons ATGTTGGCATCAGTGGTAGCCAGAAGGAAGGCCAGGTGTCTGGTCTCTCTGAGCAGGAGATGGTCCTCCAACCACACCGGAGGCTCCTCAGATGGAGCAGCCGAAACCAGCGCTCCTCTCCCGGCCAGCGACAGCGAGCCGCCCTCTGCTGCGGAGGTGGAGCGCAGAGCCAGAAAAGACCCCAGCGACTGCTCCGTGCTGCTCTTCCCCGGCCAGGGCAGCCAGTTTGTGGGCATGAGTAGAGGACTTCTGAAGTACCCTAACGTGAAGGAGATGTTCACGGTGGCCCAGAAGATCCTCGGCTACGACCTGCTGGCTCTGTGTCTGGAGGGACccgaggaggagctgaggaagACGGTTCACTGTCAGCCGGCGGTGTTCGTCACCTCGCTGGCTGCGGTGGAGAGGCTCAACCACCACAACCCCCAG GCCATTGAGACgtgtgttgctgctgcaggTTTCAGCGTTGGAGAATTTGCTGCCCTGGTTTTTTCCGGTGCCATGAACTACGCTGAAG CTCTGTATGCGGTGAAGGTCCGTGCAGAGGCCATGCAGAAAGCATCAGAGCTGGTTCCCAGTGGGATGCTGTCCGTCATCGGTAAACCACAGGCCCAGTATAAATATGCCTGTCTGCAGGCTAAAGAACACTGCACGAGCCTGGGAATGGAGGAGCCAGTCTGCTCTGTGGCCAACTATCTGTTCCCTGATGGCAGGGTCATTGCAGGGCACCAAAAG GCTCTGGATTTCCTGCAGCAGAACTCTCGACGTCTCCAGTTCATGAGGACCAATCCTCTCCCGGTCAGCGGGGCTTTTCACACCGAGCTGATGGAGTCGGCTACTGAACCCTTCAGAGAGGTGCTCAGACAGATTGAG GTCCGGCGTCCCGAGATCAACGTGTACTCCAACGTGGACGGCAAACGCTACATGAACGAAAGCCACGTGCGCCGGCAGCTGGTGAAGCAGCTGGTGTCGCCGGTGAAGTGGGAGCAAACGCTGCACGAGATCTACGAGAGGACGCAGGGGAGGAAGTTCCCTCACACCTACGAGGTCGGCCCGGGAAAGCAGCTCGGCGCCACGCTTCGAAAGTGTAACAGGAAGGCTTTCAAAACTTATGCAAACGTGGAAGTCACCACTCATGAAGACTAA
- the bik gene encoding bcl-2-interacting killer — MVEQTRQPSRVVSLQAGPGEVDTDALFDVSLRINNRATRAIGRQLAVIGDQLDREWASRQPNWLPTPLHILRPAQALTRTIYRDIHSQLWGFQGLSAAVKAWIASTAPGQGILRADAWAAWVSNLKPVTCTGWTRGVLVTVALVAAVIGALWVEWKA, encoded by the exons ATGGTGGAACAAACAAGACAGCCTAGTCGTGTCGTGTCCCTCCAGGCTGGACCTGGTGAGGTGGACACTGACGCCCTGTTTGACGTGAGCCTCAG GATAAATAACAGGGCTACACGGGCCATTGGGCGCCAATTGGCGGTCATTGGAGACCAGCTGGACCGGGAGTGGGCCAGCAGACAGCCCAACTGGCTACCAACTCCTCTTCACATCCTAAGACCCGCTCAGGCACTGACCAGGACCATATATCG agACATCCATAGTCAGTTATGGGGCTTCCAGGGCCTGTCTGCTGCGGTGAAGGCATGGATAGCGAGCACTGCGCCTGGGCAGGGGATCCTCAGAGCGGACGCCTGGGCAGCCTGG GTGTCCAATTTGAAACCAGTAACCTGCACTGGCTGGACCAGAGGAGTACTGGTGACTGTGGCGCTGGTGGCTGCAGTGATCGGTGCACTATGGGTGGAATGGAAAGCCTAA